One Ictalurus punctatus breed USDA103 chromosome 10, Coco_2.0, whole genome shotgun sequence genomic region harbors:
- the ncln gene encoding nicalin-1 isoform X1 codes for MFEEASEVFDNMLKSSFPLTIIVFLPAVLILVSPLPAEAAHEFTVYRMQQYDLQGQNYGSRNAILNTEARTVEAEVLSRRCVMMRLADFSYEKYQKALRQSAGAVVIIIPKNMSTMPQDIVQQFMELEPELMATETIVPVYFAVEDDELLSIYTQTQVSSASQGSSSAAEVLLHSATANGFQMVTSGAQSKAVSDWAITSLEGKLAGAGGDDLPTIVLVAHYDSFGVAPWLSYGADSNGSGVAVLLELARLFSKLYSHKRTHAGYNVLFFLSGGGKFNYQGTKRWLEDNLDHTESSLLQDNVAFVLCLDTLGNGDSLYLHVSKPPKEGTPQHALLRELQTVVSQQYPELKFSMVHKKINLADDTLAWEHERFGIRRLPAFTLSHLESHRSSMRNSIMDMRTRVDLKKLSRNTKLIAEALARVVYNLTEKGTNADLEIFTDQMQVQEDQLLSLVDWLSAQPRAAQLVDKDSSVVSTLEYYLSRYLKDIKRHFVKADKRDPEFVFYDQLKQTMNAYRVKPAIFDLLLALCIAAYLGIVYLAVQHFGVLYSVLRRVTAPRVKQH; via the exons ATGTTCGAGGAGGCGAGCGAGGTGTTTGATAACATGCTGAAATCGTCCTTTCCGTTGACGATTATCGTGTTTTTGCCTGCAGTGTTGATCCTGGTGTCACCGCTCCCAGCTGAAGCGGCGCATGAATTCACGGTGTACCGCATGCAGCAATATGACCTACAGGGACAGAACTACG GATCGAGGAATGCAATTTTGAATACTGAAGCCCGTACGGTGGAGGCGGAGGTGCTAAGCCGTCGCTGCGTGATGATGCGACTGGCCGATTTCTCCTACGAGAAATACCAGAAGGCTCTCCGGCAGTCTGCGGGGgccgtcgtcatcatcatcccCAAGAACATGTCCACAATGCCCCAGGACATTGTGCAA CAGTTCATGGAGTTGGAGCCGGAGCTGATGGCCACAGAGACCATCGTTCCTGTGTACTTTGCTGTTGAGGATGATGAGCTGCTGTCTATTTACACCCAGACACAGGTCTCCTCTGCCTCACAGGGCTCCTCCTCCGCGGCTGAAG TGCTTCTGCACTCTGCCACTGCAAACGGATTCCAGATGGTGACGAGTGGAGCTCAGAGTAAAGCTGTGAGCGATTGGGCTATCACCAGCCTGGAG GGTAAATtagcaggagcaggaggagacgATCTGCCCACCATCGTCCTTGTGGCTCACTACGACTCTTTTGGAGTGGCTCCG TGGTTGTCGTACGGTGCTGACTCCAACGGCAGTGGTGTAGCAGTACTCCTGGAGCTGGCTCGACTCTTCTCTAAACTCTACTCTCACAAACGGACTCACGCCGG GTataatgtgctttttttcctGTCTGGAGGAGGGAAGTTTAACTATCAGGGCACTAAACGGTGGCTAGAGGATAATTTGGACCACACAG AGTCCAGTCTCCTGCAGGATAACGTGGCATTCGTCTTGTGTTTGGACACACTCGGGAACGGGGACAGTCTTTACCTGCATGTGTCTAAACCTCCTAAAGAAGGCACACCTCAGCATGCTCTGCTCCGAGAGCTACAAACG GTTGTATCTCAGCAGTACCCAGAGTTGAAGTTCTCCATGGTGCATAAGAAGATCAACCTGGCTGATGACACCCTGGCGTGGGAGCACGAGCGCTTCGGGATCCGCCGCCTTCCCGCCTTCACGCTCTCGCACCTGGAGAGCCACCGCAGCTCCATGCGCAACTCCATCATGGACATGCG gACTCGTGTAGATCTGAAAAAGCTCAGTAGGAACACTAAACTGATCGCAGAGGCTCTAGCGCGAGTTGTTTACAACCTGACTGAGAAG GGCACTAATGCAGATCTGGAGATCTTCACAGACCAGATG CAGGTGCAGGAGGATCAGCTGCTCTCTCTGGTCGACTGGTTGAGTGCTCAGCCTCGAGCCGCCCAGCTGGTGGATAAAGACAGCAGCGTGGTCAGCACCCTGGAGTATTACCTCAGCCGCTACCTCAAAGACATCAAGAGGCATTTCGTCAAAGCTGACAAGAG GGATCCTGAGTTTGTCTTCTATGATCAGCTGAAACAGACGATGAATGCATACAG AGTAAAACCAGCCATCTTTGACCTGCTGCTGGCGCTGTGCATTGCTGCATATCTCGGCATCGTGTACTTGGCTGTCcag CATTTTGGCGTTTTGTACAGTGTTCTTCGCCGGGTCACGGCACCACGAGTCAAGCAGCATTAA
- the ncln gene encoding nicalin-1 isoform X3 — protein sequence MFEEASEVFDNMLKSSFPLTIIVFLPAVLILVSPLPAEAAHEFTVYRMQQYDLQGQNYGSRNAILNTEARTVEAEVLSRRCVMMRLADFSYEKYQKALRQSAGAVVIIIPKNMSTMPQDIVQFMELEPELMATETIVPVYFAVEDDELLSIYTQTQVSSASQGSSSAAEVLLHSATANGFQMVTSGAQSKAVSDWAITSLEGKLAGAGGDDLPTIVLVAHYDSFGVAPWLSYGADSNGSGVAVLLELARLFSKLYSHKRTHAGYNVLFFLSGGGKFNYQGTKRWLEDNLDHTESSLLQDNVAFVLCLDTLGNGDSLYLHVSKPPKEGTPQHALLRELQTVVSQQYPELKFSMVHKKINLADDTLAWEHERFGIRRLPAFTLSHLESHRSSMRNSIMDMRTRVDLKKLSRNTKLIAEALARVVYNLTEKGTNADLEIFTDQMQVQEDQLLSLVDWLSAQPRAAQLVDKDSSVVSTLEYYLSRYLKDIKRHFVKADKRDPEFVFYDQLKQTMNAYRVKPAIFDLLLALCIAAYLGIVYLAVQHFGVLYSVLRRVTAPRVKQH from the exons ATGTTCGAGGAGGCGAGCGAGGTGTTTGATAACATGCTGAAATCGTCCTTTCCGTTGACGATTATCGTGTTTTTGCCTGCAGTGTTGATCCTGGTGTCACCGCTCCCAGCTGAAGCGGCGCATGAATTCACGGTGTACCGCATGCAGCAATATGACCTACAGGGACAGAACTACG GATCGAGGAATGCAATTTTGAATACTGAAGCCCGTACGGTGGAGGCGGAGGTGCTAAGCCGTCGCTGCGTGATGATGCGACTGGCCGATTTCTCCTACGAGAAATACCAGAAGGCTCTCCGGCAGTCTGCGGGGgccgtcgtcatcatcatcccCAAGAACATGTCCACAATGCCCCAGGACATTGTGCAA TTCATGGAGTTGGAGCCGGAGCTGATGGCCACAGAGACCATCGTTCCTGTGTACTTTGCTGTTGAGGATGATGAGCTGCTGTCTATTTACACCCAGACACAGGTCTCCTCTGCCTCACAGGGCTCCTCCTCCGCGGCTGAAG TGCTTCTGCACTCTGCCACTGCAAACGGATTCCAGATGGTGACGAGTGGAGCTCAGAGTAAAGCTGTGAGCGATTGGGCTATCACCAGCCTGGAG GGTAAATtagcaggagcaggaggagacgATCTGCCCACCATCGTCCTTGTGGCTCACTACGACTCTTTTGGAGTGGCTCCG TGGTTGTCGTACGGTGCTGACTCCAACGGCAGTGGTGTAGCAGTACTCCTGGAGCTGGCTCGACTCTTCTCTAAACTCTACTCTCACAAACGGACTCACGCCGG GTataatgtgctttttttcctGTCTGGAGGAGGGAAGTTTAACTATCAGGGCACTAAACGGTGGCTAGAGGATAATTTGGACCACACAG AGTCCAGTCTCCTGCAGGATAACGTGGCATTCGTCTTGTGTTTGGACACACTCGGGAACGGGGACAGTCTTTACCTGCATGTGTCTAAACCTCCTAAAGAAGGCACACCTCAGCATGCTCTGCTCCGAGAGCTACAAACG GTTGTATCTCAGCAGTACCCAGAGTTGAAGTTCTCCATGGTGCATAAGAAGATCAACCTGGCTGATGACACCCTGGCGTGGGAGCACGAGCGCTTCGGGATCCGCCGCCTTCCCGCCTTCACGCTCTCGCACCTGGAGAGCCACCGCAGCTCCATGCGCAACTCCATCATGGACATGCG gACTCGTGTAGATCTGAAAAAGCTCAGTAGGAACACTAAACTGATCGCAGAGGCTCTAGCGCGAGTTGTTTACAACCTGACTGAGAAG GGCACTAATGCAGATCTGGAGATCTTCACAGACCAGATG CAGGTGCAGGAGGATCAGCTGCTCTCTCTGGTCGACTGGTTGAGTGCTCAGCCTCGAGCCGCCCAGCTGGTGGATAAAGACAGCAGCGTGGTCAGCACCCTGGAGTATTACCTCAGCCGCTACCTCAAAGACATCAAGAGGCATTTCGTCAAAGCTGACAAGAG GGATCCTGAGTTTGTCTTCTATGATCAGCTGAAACAGACGATGAATGCATACAG AGTAAAACCAGCCATCTTTGACCTGCTGCTGGCGCTGTGCATTGCTGCATATCTCGGCATCGTGTACTTGGCTGTCcag CATTTTGGCGTTTTGTACAGTGTTCTTCGCCGGGTCACGGCACCACGAGTCAAGCAGCATTAA
- the ncln gene encoding nicalin-1 isoform X2, producing MFEEASEVFDNMLKSSFPLTIIVFLPAVLILVSPLPAEAAHEFTVYRMQQYDLQGQNYGSRNAILNTEARTVEAEVLSRRCVMMRLADFSYEKYQKALRQSAGAVVIIIPKNMSTMPQDIVQQFMELEPELMATETIVPVYFAVEDDELLSIYTQTQVSSASQGSSSAAEVLLHSATANGFQMVTSGAQSKAVSDWAITSLEGKLAGAGGDDLPTIVLVAHYDSFGVAPWLSYGADSNGSGVAVLLELARLFSKLYSHKRTHAGYNVLFFLSGGGKFNYQGTKRWLEDNLDHTESSLLQDNVAFVLCLDTLGNGDSLYLHVSKPPKEGTPQHALLRELQTVVSQQYPELKFSMVHKKINLADDTLAWEHERFGIRRLPAFTLSHLESHRSSMRNSIMDMRTRVDLKKLSRNTKLIAEALARVVYNLTEKGTNADLEIFTDQMVQEDQLLSLVDWLSAQPRAAQLVDKDSSVVSTLEYYLSRYLKDIKRHFVKADKRDPEFVFYDQLKQTMNAYRVKPAIFDLLLALCIAAYLGIVYLAVQHFGVLYSVLRRVTAPRVKQH from the exons ATGTTCGAGGAGGCGAGCGAGGTGTTTGATAACATGCTGAAATCGTCCTTTCCGTTGACGATTATCGTGTTTTTGCCTGCAGTGTTGATCCTGGTGTCACCGCTCCCAGCTGAAGCGGCGCATGAATTCACGGTGTACCGCATGCAGCAATATGACCTACAGGGACAGAACTACG GATCGAGGAATGCAATTTTGAATACTGAAGCCCGTACGGTGGAGGCGGAGGTGCTAAGCCGTCGCTGCGTGATGATGCGACTGGCCGATTTCTCCTACGAGAAATACCAGAAGGCTCTCCGGCAGTCTGCGGGGgccgtcgtcatcatcatcccCAAGAACATGTCCACAATGCCCCAGGACATTGTGCAA CAGTTCATGGAGTTGGAGCCGGAGCTGATGGCCACAGAGACCATCGTTCCTGTGTACTTTGCTGTTGAGGATGATGAGCTGCTGTCTATTTACACCCAGACACAGGTCTCCTCTGCCTCACAGGGCTCCTCCTCCGCGGCTGAAG TGCTTCTGCACTCTGCCACTGCAAACGGATTCCAGATGGTGACGAGTGGAGCTCAGAGTAAAGCTGTGAGCGATTGGGCTATCACCAGCCTGGAG GGTAAATtagcaggagcaggaggagacgATCTGCCCACCATCGTCCTTGTGGCTCACTACGACTCTTTTGGAGTGGCTCCG TGGTTGTCGTACGGTGCTGACTCCAACGGCAGTGGTGTAGCAGTACTCCTGGAGCTGGCTCGACTCTTCTCTAAACTCTACTCTCACAAACGGACTCACGCCGG GTataatgtgctttttttcctGTCTGGAGGAGGGAAGTTTAACTATCAGGGCACTAAACGGTGGCTAGAGGATAATTTGGACCACACAG AGTCCAGTCTCCTGCAGGATAACGTGGCATTCGTCTTGTGTTTGGACACACTCGGGAACGGGGACAGTCTTTACCTGCATGTGTCTAAACCTCCTAAAGAAGGCACACCTCAGCATGCTCTGCTCCGAGAGCTACAAACG GTTGTATCTCAGCAGTACCCAGAGTTGAAGTTCTCCATGGTGCATAAGAAGATCAACCTGGCTGATGACACCCTGGCGTGGGAGCACGAGCGCTTCGGGATCCGCCGCCTTCCCGCCTTCACGCTCTCGCACCTGGAGAGCCACCGCAGCTCCATGCGCAACTCCATCATGGACATGCG gACTCGTGTAGATCTGAAAAAGCTCAGTAGGAACACTAAACTGATCGCAGAGGCTCTAGCGCGAGTTGTTTACAACCTGACTGAGAAG GGCACTAATGCAGATCTGGAGATCTTCACAGACCAGATG GTGCAGGAGGATCAGCTGCTCTCTCTGGTCGACTGGTTGAGTGCTCAGCCTCGAGCCGCCCAGCTGGTGGATAAAGACAGCAGCGTGGTCAGCACCCTGGAGTATTACCTCAGCCGCTACCTCAAAGACATCAAGAGGCATTTCGTCAAAGCTGACAAGAG GGATCCTGAGTTTGTCTTCTATGATCAGCTGAAACAGACGATGAATGCATACAG AGTAAAACCAGCCATCTTTGACCTGCTGCTGGCGCTGTGCATTGCTGCATATCTCGGCATCGTGTACTTGGCTGTCcag CATTTTGGCGTTTTGTACAGTGTTCTTCGCCGGGTCACGGCACCACGAGTCAAGCAGCATTAA